A segment of the Deltaproteobacteria bacterium genome:
ATCTAAGTGTTTAATAATAAGCAAATCACCTTTATGAACGTAACTTGTTTAAATGATGCAAAAAATCTATCGACCAGATCAAATTATCATCAACTAATATGGAGAAGACCCATATATTTTAACAAATTACTTAATAAAATTACTTAATACGGAGCTTTGAAGTGATTAGAGAATTTTTATTAAGCTATCCCTATTTACAAAGGAAGAAATTAATTAGAAGAACAGAATATTGGCCAACTGACAAATTAAAAGAACTACAGGGATCTTTCCTATTAGGTATTTTACGTTACGCAGCGCAGAATATACCTTACTATCAAAAAATGCTTGACTTAAATGAATTAAATCACACGACAGAACCATATGAGCTCTTAGCGAAATTTCCACTAATTGATAAAAAAGAAATTAGAAAACATTTAAACAGTTTCGTAAGAGGAAATCGCATTCGAAAGTTGAGAGGGTTAACAGGAGGGTCAAGTGGACAGGTTTTAATTTTTTATTGTGATAGGTTTACCACTAGGCAACGGGAAAAGGCATTTATATTTGATCAATGGAGCAGAGTCGGTTATAAATTAGGTGATAGCATCTTTTCTCTAAGGGCTCGCACACCGCCCAAAGATCAATTCGTTCAACATGACCATTTTTTTAATATATACCATGCCTCTTCATTCGATATTAGCAAGTTAAATATTAAGAAGTATGTTTATTATATGAATAAAATTCAACCTAAATTTTTACACGGATATCCATCTATCATATACCAAATTGCTCTCTTACTGGAGAGATGTAAAAATAAATTAAACTTTAATTATAAAGCAGTTTTATGTGGCTCTGAGAAACTTTTTGATTATCAAAGGAAAAAGATAGAATCAGTTTTTACTGCCAGAGTATATAGCTGGTATGGGCATAGTGAATATTTAGCCCTGGGTGGTGAGTGCGAACATTCGCAGACTCTTCATTTTTATCCACAATATGGTTACACTGAATTGTTACCAACTGGAACTAAAAATGAGGAGGGAAAGGAGATTTACGAACTAGTCGCCACAGGATTCAATAATCAAGTGATGCCCCTAATACGATATCGTACCGGTGATTATGCTACTTTATCAGAAAACCAAAGTTGTAAATGCAATAGGAACTATCTAATTATAGATGAGGTCATTGGCAGAGAGCAAGAATTTTTTGTTGACGCGAATGGATCGCTTATAAGTGCTACGGTCTTGATTGACGAAGCACATTATGATGTTTTCATGGGGTTAGAATCCTTTTGGATTCATCAAGATACACCTGGAGTGGTCGAAATATTTCTTGTAAAGAATGAAAGGTATCAAGATGAATTATTTCACCTTATGAAAAATGAGATGGAGGCGCTTGTAGGAGATAGATTGAGGTTACACTTTTCGTTTGTCGATAAGGCTCAGAAGACTCCGAGCGGTAAAGCGAAGGTGGTTCATCAGGAACTAGATATTAGCAGCTATCTAAGGAATATTACTTAAAACCTATTTCAAATACCTCCGGAGAGGTTTTTAAAACATTTGAAGCACCTCAAGTTGCGCGGCAGATGGAAAGCTATTTTAATCAAGTAATCCATCCAGATGTTTAGCTTCCTAGCGGGAAAATGGTTCCACTAGTACCAGGAATGATTTCCATAGGAAAATCACTTATTAATTTCTAAGCTGCAAAGGGTTTACATGATTTTTGGTGGAGCTTTTTTTCTTTCTCTTATTGCCTTGGCCTTTCTGATTCTTCATCCTCAGGTCGGAGTACTCCTGCTTCTGGCCTTTAAGCCAATCATTGACGCATCCTGGCAGCATAGCTTGTTCGGCTACAATGCACTTGAGATTGTCGGAGTAATGGTTCCCCTTATAGTCCTATTTCGGATCTTCTTAACACGAGATACAAATCTTAATGAAATGCCCTTGCTTTTACTTTGGTTGATTTATGTCTTTGTCAATCTTATTTCCTTTGTGATGATATTAGGTACAGGCAGGCTGCTTGGATCTCTAGATTTCTTGTTCCGCATCCTTAATGGATTTGCGGGATATTGTATGTTGCAAACATATTTTAGTAACAAACTCTGGTTTAAGAGACTCCTGATTGCATTTCTCCTGGCTGGTCTCTTCCCCATGCTTATGGGAGTGTATCAAATGGCAACTGGAGAGATCTGGCAACTTCGCCATGCCACGGGTGGACTTGTGAGGAGTGTGGGAATATACCACGACGCCTTTTCTTTCAGAGTTTATGCCTATATGACGATTACTGCTATTTTACTCTATTGGTCTTATTTTAGTAAAAATAGTTTTTACATGAAAATGATTCTCGCTGCATATGGGTTAATTTGCTTACTAGTTATCTTTAGAATTTACTCTAAAGCCGGGTATATAATTTTTATCGCATGGCTTTTTGTTTGGACAATAATGAATAAAAAAATTGGTTGGTTATTAGTCATTATTATAGGTGTGCTCGCTCTTAATTTTTTTACAGGCAATAAAATATTTAAAGATGTTGCTACAGTCTTTTCAAAGGAAACCGCGGCTATTGAAGGTACAGGTGAAACAAGAAAAATTTTGGCCGGTCGCTCAATGGTTTGGGAAAGTTATTTAGACAGGTGGAGAGAATCAGAAATATTTTATAAGATTTTCGGTTTGGGTACTTCAGCAGGTGCAGCTCATAATGATTATTTGAGAGTTCTTGTAGGTGGAGGAATTATAGGTTTGTTAGTGTATATAGCACTATTGGTAACGATTGGCTGGAAAATTATTATAACTTTGGTTCGAGAAAAGACACCGCTTCATATCATGACACTCATGATCTTTTTAATGTGGTTAATAGATACAATTGGTCTCGTGCCCGGTCAGTATCCCGCCTATCAGTGGTTTATTTGGGGTTTCATTGGCTTAGCGCTGCGTGGAGTCAAAGATTTAAAAGAGGAAAATACTTAATTAAAGGGATTGGTAAGCTACTGCAATAATAGCTTGATCTACTTTTTATTAAATGAGATTATAATCTTAGTTACATAAAAGTGACAGCCGGAAAATACAGATTAGTGAGACTAATAAATAAATGAAACAGCTGACCAGCAAATTAAAAGACGGTTCAATTCAGATTATTGAGGTGCCGGTTCCGTCTGTTAATCCCGGGATGGTACTTGTTCAAAATCGCTATTCCCTTATCAGTTCAGGCACGGAAGGCAGCACTATCAAAACCGCGAAAAAAGGTTACTTAGGCAAAGCTAAGGAAAGGCCGGAGCAGGTTAAACAGGTTCTTGACACATTGAAAACCCAGGGGCCGGTCCAGACATATCGCGCGGTCATGAAGAAGTTAGACGCCTATTCGCCTCTTGGTTATTCCTGCGCCGGGGAGGTCATAGATGTAGCTCCTGGTATAATAGAACTAAATGTGGGGGATTTGGTGGCTTGCGGAGGCCTCAGCGCCTGTCATGCTGAAGTGGTTAACGTTCCGGTCAATCTCTGTGTAAAACTGAAGCCCGACGCTGATCTCAAACAGGCGGCATATAATACATTGGGGGCTATAGCATTGCAGGTCGTCCGGCAGGCAGATTTGCGCCTGGGTGAAACCTGCGCGGTGATCGGCCTCGGTTTGCTAGGACAATTAACTTGTCTGCTACTGCGGGCCTCGGGTGTTCGCGTCGTTGGATTGGATATTGACCAGGCCATGGTGGATATGGCCACCAAGCACTGCGCGGACCTGGCACTCAAACAGGGGCAAGCTGGTATCGCGGAGCTTATTGGCCAATTTACTACCGGTCTTGGCTGCGACGCCGTGATCATAACTGCCGCCACCAGTTCTCTTGAACCGATTAATTTTGCAGGCGCCATCGCTCGAAAACGCGGCACTATTATCGTGGTTGGCGCAGTACCCACGGGCTTCGACCGCGAGCCTCACTTTTACCGCAAGGAATTACAGGTGCGTATGTCCTGCTCTTATGGGCCGGGTCGTTATGATCCGGAGTACGAGGAAAAAGGACAGGATTACCCGATCGGATATGTGCGCTGGACCGAAAACCGCAACATGCAGGCCTTTCAGGACCTGATTTATACGAGAAAAGCAGATGTTTCCTTCCTCACCACCCATGTCTTTAAATTTGAAGACGCCCCCAAAGCATATGACTTGATTTTAGAGCGCTCCGAGCCCTCGGTGGGAATCCTTATCGAATATGACGCTGGCAAGGTTCACAAACCCGCCCCGGGTGGCATATCCCTTGGTCGAGTTACCGAAAGCCGTGAGCCTGTCTCGGTTTCCATTGGATTTATCGGCGCCGGGTCTTATGCCCAGAACCATCTTCTGCCTAACATCCCCAAAAACCGGGATGTGGTTCTAAGAGGCGTCATGACCGCTTCCAGCGCCAGCGCCCGCTCAACAGGGGAACGATTCGGCTTTGAGTTCTGCACGAACAATGCAGATGATATCCTTACAAATGATACGATTAACACCGTTTTTATCGCCACGCACCACGATACTCATGCCACATACGTCAGGCAGGCCTTGGAGGCAGGCAAGAATGTCTTCGTTGAAAAACCCCTGTGTTTGAAACCTGAAGAACTGGAGGAGATCAGAAATCTGTATGAGGCTCTGCCACAGGAACATGATGCCAAGGCGCCGATACTCATGGTCGGCTATAACAGACGATTTTCTCCATTCATCGCCCAAGTCAAGAAAAAAGTCGGCCGCGGACCCATGGCCGCCATCTACCGGATCAATGCCGGCGTTATACCGCCCGATTCATGGATTCAAGATCAGGAGTTTGGAGGGGGCAGGATCATTGGGGAGGTTTGTCACTTCGTGGACGTCCTGACTTACCTGAGCGGGTCCCTTCCAATTTCCCTTTACACCGCCTCAATGCCAGGTCCGCATAACCTTCATGATACCCTTCAGGTGTGCTTGAGTTATGCAGACGGTTCAGTAGGTACAATTGCCTACCTGGCCAACGGTGACAAGAGCCTGTCCAAAGAGCGCCTCGAGGTCTTTGCTCACGGAGAAACTGCGGTCGTGGAGGATTTCAAAACGCTGACCTTTTATTCGAAGGGGAAAAAGAAAAAAAAGACACTGCTTTCTCAAGACAAAGGCCAAAAGAACGAGATCAATCTTTTTTTAGAAAGTCTTAGTAAAGGCGCCGGCGAGATCATACCGTTTGAGGAGATATACAGCGCCTCCCTGGTCACCTTCAAAATCATCGAGTCAATCCAGCGAGGTGAAAGCCTCAAGCTGTAAATAATGACTGTATTGAACGCTTCCTTATCCGCTTTGAATTCAGAATTGTCAGCCCGCCAGCGATCTTTCTATTCCATGGCTTTCTCAAAAAAGACTATAAAGCTCAAATCCAACAGATTATGAACCGGGAAAGATTGTACTTTTATCTGGTTCGCTTGCAAAAGGCCTCTCCGGCTGAATGGTTTCATCGGCTCAGGGGATATTTTTTTATTTCGCTGCTAAAAGCAGCCCGGGTTATACCTGTCTATTCGGTTCAAGCCCCTGAGGTGAATGCAAAACTTCTGGAAGCAATCCAGGTTCCCTCATTATATGGAGAGATCGAACCAGGAGTTATAAGAGAAATCCTGGAGGGCAAGGTCTTTAGCCTCAACCAGGATCAAGCTGAAATTACAGAATTCGAGAATATTTGGCGGAATCATTTTTTTTCTGATGTCCCTACGAACCAGAAAGATCCTGATATCCGGACGGTTTGGGAACCGGCCAGGCTCCAGCACCTTACTCTCGTTCTGCACCGTATCAGGGAGTTATCCGGCGCTTCAAACGTTGGTTCATTAAAAAAGTTCGTGCGTGATACCTTGCTGGCTTGGCTGCAAAAGAACCCGTTTCCCTTGGGCCCTCATTTCGTGTCGGTCATGGAATGCGGGCTCAGAATCCCGGTTTTTCTCCAAAGCCTGAAAATCCTGGACACTCTTTCCACCGTGGAAAGAAAGGCTATTCTCCAGGCCATATATGAACACGCCTGGATTATCTGGAAACGGCTCTCCCTTTACTCTTCTCTGGGCAACCACACCGTGGCGGAGTGCGTGGGGCT
Coding sequences within it:
- a CDS encoding bi-domain-containing oxidoreductase, whose amino-acid sequence is MKQLTSKLKDGSIQIIEVPVPSVNPGMVLVQNRYSLISSGTEGSTIKTAKKGYLGKAKERPEQVKQVLDTLKTQGPVQTYRAVMKKLDAYSPLGYSCAGEVIDVAPGIIELNVGDLVACGGLSACHAEVVNVPVNLCVKLKPDADLKQAAYNTLGAIALQVVRQADLRLGETCAVIGLGLLGQLTCLLLRASGVRVVGLDIDQAMVDMATKHCADLALKQGQAGIAELIGQFTTGLGCDAVIITAATSSLEPINFAGAIARKRGTIIVVGAVPTGFDREPHFYRKELQVRMSCSYGPGRYDPEYEEKGQDYPIGYVRWTENRNMQAFQDLIYTRKADVSFLTTHVFKFEDAPKAYDLILERSEPSVGILIEYDAGKVHKPAPGGISLGRVTESREPVSVSIGFIGAGSYAQNHLLPNIPKNRDVVLRGVMTASSASARSTGERFGFEFCTNNADDILTNDTINTVFIATHHDTHATYVRQALEAGKNVFVEKPLCLKPEELEEIRNLYEALPQEHDAKAPILMVGYNRRFSPFIAQVKKKVGRGPMAAIYRINAGVIPPDSWIQDQEFGGGRIIGEVCHFVDVLTYLSGSLPISLYTASMPGPHNLHDTLQVCLSYADGSVGTIAYLANGDKSLSKERLEVFAHGETAVVEDFKTLTFYSKGKKKKKTLLSQDKGQKNEINLFLESLSKGAGEIIPFEEIYSASLVTFKIIESIQRGESLKL
- a CDS encoding phenylacetate--CoA ligase family protein, producing the protein MIREFLLSYPYLQRKKLIRRTEYWPTDKLKELQGSFLLGILRYAAQNIPYYQKMLDLNELNHTTEPYELLAKFPLIDKKEIRKHLNSFVRGNRIRKLRGLTGGSSGQVLIFYCDRFTTRQREKAFIFDQWSRVGYKLGDSIFSLRARTPPKDQFVQHDHFFNIYHASSFDISKLNIKKYVYYMNKIQPKFLHGYPSIIYQIALLLERCKNKLNFNYKAVLCGSEKLFDYQRKKIESVFTARVYSWYGHSEYLALGGECEHSQTLHFYPQYGYTELLPTGTKNEEGKEIYELVATGFNNQVMPLIRYRTGDYATLSENQSCKCNRNYLIIDEVIGREQEFFVDANGSLISATVLIDEAHYDVFMGLESFWIHQDTPGVVEIFLVKNERYQDELFHLMKNEMEALVGDRLRLHFSFVDKAQKTPSGKAKVVHQELDISSYLRNIT